The genomic segment AACACCTGAACCCCGGGGAGTTCGACCTGGTGCTCGGGCTCAGTGTGCTTCATCATCTGTGTCACCGGTACGGTAAAGACAGAGTTCGCGAATGGACGACCGCCTTGACCGCAAAGGCTGAAATCGCGGTGTTTGAACTTGGCGTCGCGAGTGAGCCGCTCGACTGGGCGAAATCCTTGCCTGAAGACGAGCGATATCTACTCGACGGCGTTCCGTTTGTCCATGAGCTGTCACGTTTTCCGACCCATCTGTCCGAGATTATGCGGCCGCTCTATGTGTGCAGTAGCCGGTATTGGTATTTGGATGGAAAGCTGGGTGCGTTTGCCAAATGGACAACCAGCTCCCATTCCCTCGCCGGAGAGGCTCACGAGGGGACGCGCCGGTACTTCTTTGGCGAAGGGCAACTCGCGAAGGTATTTCGGCTGACTGGACGGCTAGCCAAACCAAATCGCGATGAAATTGAGCAGGAGGCCGAGTTCCTGGATTCCCCTCCGCCCGGGTTTCCACGCGCGCCGTCATTGTTTACCAAAGGCACCACCGACCGTGAGGCCTGGCTCGCCAGAGAGGCCCTGGGCGGCGATCTGTTGATTGATCTGATACGCGGGCAGGTCGCCTACGACAGCAGGGCAATCTTGCTGGACGTGCTGGATCAATTGTGTGCTTTGGAGGAAGTTGGGCTCTATCACAGAGACGTCAGGGTCTGGAACGTCATCGTGGGGCCGGACGGCAGAGCCTCGCTCATTGATTTCGGTGCCATATCCAAGAAACGGGAAGATTGCATTTGGCCAAGCGATGTGATCCTTTCGTTTGTTATTTTCGTCCGAGACGTTTCTGCACGGAGTGTTGATCGTGCTTTTCCACGGCAGCCATTCATCAGCCCATATAACTTGCCAGACCCGTTCAATAGGTGGATTTTGAGCGTGTGGCATCAGCCAGTGGCTGTCTGGAGTTTCAAGCTGCTCAGAGAGAGTCTGCAAAACCTCCCGGATCGTTCTGATCAGCCGGATATCATTGGCGAAGCACAAGCTCTGTGGATACAAGCCATTGAGCGGCATCTTGATGGACTGGGTTCGTACGCCAGCCGTACTCAGATGGTGAGCAGCGACCTAGCCAATCAGCTTTCTCAGGTGCGCACTCAGATCGAAACGCTGCGCCAAGACCTAGCTGCGCAACTGCATGCGCAGCAACATGCGCAGGCGCTTGCCGATGCACGCCTGCAGGAGCTCCAAGCAATCTACTCCAGCCGTTCGTGGCGCATGACGGCGCCACTCCGTCAGGGAGCGGTATTCGCCAGGCGCTGGGTGGGCCGCATCGCCAATGTCGAATGGACCGTAGGCAGACTTCCGCGGCGTTGGGCGGGTTACACTGCAATCCGTCGTATCGGCGGGATAGTGCTTCGGCCCTTCCGAAGAGTTCGGCATCGCGTCAAACGGGTCGCACCGGCTGTCGACACAAGAACCCGCATAGGACAGGCAGTCCCGGGTGCCGCACCTACTCCATCGGAGTCTGAGATCGCACCGGCCATTAACACTATTCGACATCGGATCGTGGAGCAATTGGATAGCTATGTCGCTTGGCAGGAGAGTCATCCCGTCAGTACGCTGGAAAGAAAGCTCTGGGAAGATGGTCTGCGCATCGACGCCACGGTGTATCCGGTGGGCGCGTTGCGAAGACTACCGGAGGCCTATCTGTTTGAGGCTCTCAGCATCCTGTTATTTAAACGCCCCCTCGAAAAGATGCCGATGATCAGTGCTCTTGGGAAGCTCCGTCTCCGGAGGGGGCTGATACTCGTGTTGTGCACCGTTCTACCAGGCCGCCGCGCACGGATTTCCGGGCTGTACAGGCGAGTGATTCGCGATGTCTTGTCGGTGAGCCCGCCCATACTGGCGTTTGCCAGAAGGATCTATTTCCGGGTCCGATGAGCCTCATGCCGATGTTTTCACACTTTTCCGGGCGCATCGTGCAGGTGATTGAAGGGCTGGATCTCCATGACGCCGTGTCCAACCATGTCCTGAGTCTCGACCGGACTCTTCGTGAGGACTACGGGCTCAGGACCGAGATTTTCGCAGGAGGTTCGCATCCAGAGAGAGAGCAATACGTTCGGCATATTGCCTTACTGGAGCTGGACGAGCGGGATATCGTGATTTATCACTACTCCGGCTACGCGGAGCACACGGCGGAGAAGGTCGCGAGCCAGAAGGCGATCAAGATCCTTCACTATCACAACATTACACCGCACGAGTTCTTCCGGCCAGGCAGTCACCTGTACCAACACTGTCGCGAGGGGCGCCGGCAGCTCGTCGACCTTCTTGACCGATTCGATCTCTTTACCGGTGATAGCCAGTACAACATCGATGAACTGATTTCCCTCGGCATCTCGAAGGACAAGACGCAAGTGCTTCGAATTGTTCTCGACACTACCATGGCCGAGCGCCAGGTCTCGCAGCCGGCGCCTCGCAATGTGCTGTTCGTAGGCCGAATTGCGGAGAACAAGAGGCAGGATCGGATCGTGGAGGTCTATTCACGTCTGCTGAAAGCCGGACACCAGCTCGGGAAGCTGGTATTGGTTGGCAGATACGATTCCGGCAGCCCGTTCTACAAGAGATTAATGGAAACTGTTCGAACGTTGGATTTGCAGGATCGTGTCGAGGTCATGGGGAGGATTGGACAGTCCGAGCTTAATGAGCAGTATGCGAATGCGGGGCTGTTTCTTTCGATGAGCGAGCATGAAGGATTCGGCGTTCCGCTGCTCGAGGCGTGCCGCCACGATATCCCTGTCTTGGCGCTCGCCCGCACGGCTGTTCCGGAGACCCTTCAGCACTCACCCGGCCTCTTTGAGACCGACGCGGAGCTTGTACAACTCGTGGCCCGGATCGAGAAGGACCCGTCGTTTCGGGAGGCGCTCCTTGCACACCAACGAGCAGTACTCGCGAGCTATAACAATGAAGTCCACAATCAGCTTGCGAGACTGCTGAATCGTCTGATCCCGCAACCGGACACGTACACGAGCGTCAGTATTGTCATCTGTACCTACAACCGTGGAGATCTGCTCGATCGGGCGCTGGACTATTTGCAGCGTCAGCACGACCCGCGCTGTGAGGTCGTGGTGGTGGACGGCCCCTCGACCGACAACACCGGCGAGGTCATCGACAAATGGCGTCACCGCATCAAGGTCGCCAAGAACTCAGAACGCAACCTGTCGATCTCTCGAAATATTGGGATTCGACTCGCTGCGGGCGATATCGTTGCGTTTATCGATGACGACGCGTTGCCGTTCGGTGACTGGGTCGGAGCTCTGCTTGCTGAATACAACTCCGTGCCCCGCGCCGTTGGTGGTATCGGTGGCGTGACATATCTTGCGGGCTCTCTGGAGTTCCAGGCAGAGGACATAGTCGTTGACTCATACGGCCGAGCCACGCTGAATCCCACTCGTGACGAGACACTGCGATCTGACAGGTTTCGCACGCAGCTTGGGACGAACTCATCGTTCAAGAGGAAAGTCTTGCTAGAAATCGGCGGGTTCGATGAGGAATATGACTATTTCTTGGATGAATCTGATGTATGCATGCGAGTTCTTCGCGCTGGTTACCGGCTGGTTTGTTCGCCTCAACTGTTCATTCGACATGAGTTTGCACAGAGTGACAACCGGATCAATAAGTACCGTTATAACTGGTACTCCATCTGCAAGAACACGGCCTATTTCGCTCTCCGCTTTAACACCGGGAACCCGACCGACATCATTTCTGCAGTTCGAGAGCAAATCGCGCAGGATCGCGTCGCGAAACTCACAGAGGGGCTGAAGAGAGGAGTGGTCGCGCAGGACGACTTTGACGCAATGGGCCGCGACATTTGGCGCGGAGTGGAAGATGGCATTAGGCACGCGGCAGGCCCACGCCATCTGTTGCACGACGCCGATTCGCCAAGCGCTTTTCTGCACTATCATACGGAAGCACGCGTTTTCACACCGCTGCACGTCATGCTGGTCACGAAGGAGTTCCCGCCCTTTACCCCAAGCGGCGGGGTAGGGACGCTGTTTTATCACTTGGCCAGCGAGCTCTTGCTGATGGGGCATCGCGTCAGCGTGATCGCTCAGGGGCCTGAAGAGAGTAGGCATCAACGAGGGCGCTTCACGCTGCATCGGATACCTGCGGTCTCAACGAGCACCTTTGGCAGTGACAGCGCTGTTGTTGAGGGAAGTCTCAATTGGTCGATGCGTGTGGCGGAGATGCTCCTCGAGATACACCGTCGCGATCCCATATCGGTGATCGACACGTGCGTGTGGGACTACGAGATGTACGCGTTTGCGGCCTACCGACCGCGGGTAGACATTCCGTTGGTCGTTCGACTTGTCACGCCGTTTGCGGTGGCCTGTGAGAGCAATGGTTGGAAGTTCACCGAGCGCGAAAAGGACCTTGTGTGTGAGCTGGAGCGTGGGTTGATCGACATGGCGGACTGCGTCATCCCGATCAGCGACTCGATCAAGGAGACGTTCACGAAAGTCTACGGGCTCAACCCTGATAAGCGCTGGCACACGGTACCCGCGGGTCTGGCCTATTGGCCATCGTTCGAAGTCGATAAGGACTATGCCGAGATTGCCCATCTACCAGAACTTGCCGTCGCCAAGGAGAGCGGCAAGTTTATCTTTCTATTTCTGGGGCGCCTTGAGCCTCGCAAAGGGATCGATGTGTTCCTTTCTGCTGTCCAGCATTTCGTGGAACGACATCCGATGCGTGATGACTGTCTCTTTGTCGTGGCCGGTAAGGATTGCATGCGACTGAGCGAGCGGTTGCACGAGTATCTCGACCGAGCGGCGAGAGCGCGCGTGCTGTTCACGGGCGAGCTATCGCTGGGCGATCGTGACAAGGTCTACAGTGCCGCCGATGTGGTGGTGTTTCCCTCGCGGTATGAGTCCTTTGGGCTCGTGCCACTCGAAGCATTTGTGCATGGCAAGCCGGTGATTGGCGCTAATGCGGGCGCCATACCTGAAGTGGTGCAACATGATCGCTCCGGCCTTCTCTTTGAGGACGGAGATCCGGGAGCCTTGGCGGATTGTCTTGAACGCCTATTGGATGATCGAGCGTTGTGCCGCCGTCTCGGGCAAGGCGCGAGGCATCGCATCCGGGAGTTGTCTTCGGCGAAGATGGCGCTGAGAAGCGAAGAGGTTTATCGCCTAGCAAGAGAGCGAACGTTTTATCGACAATATCACAACGTAACAATAAACGAGATAACCAAGGACAGTTCTCCAATATCTATTGATGAGAAATCATTGAGTTGGTTAGATGTTCCTCGCAAGGATTTCATTGATTACGTGATACATCGAGATCCATTACCATTTGACGAGGTTCCGCCTGACGATAATCAGTACATAAAGAAGCCGACATTCATGATAACCCAGATGCACCGTTTGTGGTTGACGGCGCGAATAATTGATAGCCACTTAGAGAAGAGAGAGAATGGTGTCTTTTTAGACGTAGGCGCATTTCCATTTTCGATGGCGATAATTCTCAGAGAGTATCTGAAATATAAGGGAAGAATTACGGCAACGATCAATTTGCCTCTTCGCGAGTCATGGAAAAGTGAATTAGACAGAAGAGCGATCCACGTTCTCTATGCGAACCTTGACCCGTATGTAAGGGCAACCGATGAAGACGAGAACGTCGAGGAAATGGTCAATGGCATTGAATTAGAAAGTGAGTCGGTGGATTTCATCAATTGTTCTCATGTAATTGAACATTTATATCATCCCTTGGAGATGCTGAAGGAGATGTATAGAGTGCTAAAAGTAGGAGGGAAGCTGCTAGTTTCCTCTGACAATGCTCTTATGCTTAACACACTATTACATCTCTGGTCGCTCAGTGACTTTCTGCATGAGCCTGTGGAGGGGACAGCGGCGATGTCGTTCGGCTTTTGGAGAGGACATAACAGATTTTTCACAGAAAAAGATACAGGGACCATGCTCAAAAAGGTTGGGTTCAGGATCATCGAGAATCATTTTTATGAAGTGTTGTACAACTCGTTCTGTGAGGACTACTTTCGCCATCCAATAGTGACAATACCTAGGTGGAGGGCAGATATCCTAACTCGAATTCCGGAACACCGGAACGAACTAATTGTAGTTGCTGCAAAATGAAGGCCGCGATTGGTATGTTAGGACGTCTTATGGCTTCGTCGTTATAAAGAGTCATTAAGCTCTCTCTTTCGGCGCTTTGGGTGGTGGTGCGTCACCCAGTGACGCAGGTCAGTGACTCGGGCAGACCTGGTGGACCACTAAGACGAATGCCGATTGGAAATACACCGCGGCATCATTGGGCGAGGCGATAGGAAAGGCGTGAGTCATGTCTGAATGGCGTAATGACGTATTGAAGACCAGAGTTGACCATGTATTCGAAAAGATTAAGACGATTCCAAGTGATCTCAGATCGGGGCGATGCTTAGACATTGGGTGCGGAATGGGTGGTGGTGTCATTGCCGCATTGAAGCACGGCGCTTCACTGTCCGTAGGTATCGACCGGAATCTGAATGAGTTTCAACATGATATGAATTTTGCGAGGTTTGGAGAGGCCTGTAATTTCTTTCAGGTCAATGCCGACCAAGCAGTGATGATCCAGGCCGACGTCTTTAAGTGTGATGTCTTTCGTGGCTATTTTGACTACTGTATCCTTGTCGACACAATTGAGCATGTCCCAAATCAGCGTGAATTTATTCGCTACGCATACAGATCCCTCAAGCCGGGAGGGGTCCTGCTAGTAGATACGTGTCCTTTGTACTATAGCCCGGTCGGACATCACCTATGGCAATGGTTCCCAAAGGAATCGGATCCGTGGGCGCATTTACGCTCAGACTTCGATGAGCGTTTGAAAGCGAAAGGAGTTGACCAATGGACAATCGAGCGTTATCGGCAACTAAACCGGGTGACATACTCAGAAGTGATAGACATGGTCTCAGAAGCTGGGTTTACTGTTGTGAGGACAAATCAGCAAGCGCCGCGTAGTGAAATGGTGAGTCTTTATGAGAAATATGGCGCTTTGATTGATGTCGAAATCCCTGTTCCGAAGGACTGTCTATTCCAGGACTGGATAGAGGTTGTGGCGAGGAAAGACGGGTGGTTAAAGCGTCTAACAAAAAGGCTCGGCCGTCGGGTGAGGAGGATAGCGGGCCGGTCTTGAAAGGTTAAGGAGGAATCGGGACAAGTGTTATGAACGGGAAGGCGCTCAGTAGAACTGTAATCTCACATGCCCGTAAGGCAGTACGAAGCCGTTACGTGCCTGCTCGGATTAGGGCGCTGTTAGTTTCGTTGGGGAGGTGGGCGCTGGGCATCCGGGTGTTCACCACGCTTGACGAGCTTGACGAGATGTTTCGAGTGCTTGAGCAGGCTGCGGCAGTCTCTGATGATGAGCTCAGGTCGAAATTTAAAATGTTTTGCATGGAAGTCGATACAGACGTTCCCAAGGATCCGTATTCTCGGGAATATCGAGATAGGCAATTTGAGTTATACGCACACATTGCGGGGAAAGCCTATTCTGTCCACAACGAAGTGTGTGCGTTCGACGTCGATAAGGCGGTAATTCGGCCATTCCCTTACTACACAGAAAGCACGGAGACGGTCGGCCATCACTTGATGGCGATAGGGAACATCATTCGTCTCATGAAACTGGAAAGGGGATCAAAGATCGTTGAATTCGGGGCGGGTTGGGGTAATGCAACATTGGCGCTCGCCACGATGGGCTTTGAAGTGACGGCTGTTGATATCGAGAAGCGGTTCTGCGAGCTGGTCAGCAAACGCGCCAAGCAGTCTGGTGTCAATGTGAATGTTGTCAATGCGGACTTTTCATGGATTGAGAAGATGGCGGAGCCGGCAGATGCCATCCTGTTCTTCGAATGCTTCCACCATGCGTCGGACCATCTTGCCCTGTTGGGGGCATTGAGTAAGGCTACAAAAGGAGATGCACGAGTCTATTTCGCGGCCGAACCGATTGTTCCGGATTTTCCGATTCCATGGGGGCTCCGGCTTGACGGCGAGTCTCTTTGGGCGATTAGAAAGAACGGCTGGTTGGAGCTTGGATTCAACGAGAGATATTTCGTGAGGACTCTGGAATCACTTGGGTGGAGCGTGCGGAAGCATGTAGTGGACGGGATTCCCTGGAGTACGGTGTTTGAGGCAAGAAAGAACGTGTCCGAGAGCAAATCAAACACCACTCGCGCCACTGACAAAGAGACCTGTTGTACTCATGGCAGTCCTCTGGCACCTGTTGAGACGCCATATCTTCCTGAGCGGATGGTGAAGGTCAACGGCCGAATTAGCTACGCACATGGCCTCGAGGGAGATTTCTTGGTGTTGAATACAGACACGGGTGTATCAAGGGCGATTTGTGACAAGGGGACGTGGGCCGCTGAAGACGTGGCGCTCTTCAAGCGGTTGATCAAGCCTGGAATGTATGTGGCCGATATTGGCGCTAACTTAGGGCATCACGCCGTAGTCTTCTCGAAACTGGTTGGCCCGGAGGGAAAGGTCGTCGCTTTTGAGCCACAGCGGCTCATGTTTCAATTGTTAGGTGCCAATCTAGCCCTAAATGGGTGCACCAATGTGGATGCTCGTCAGTGTGCTGTGGGTGAGCAGCGGGGCTGGATCAAGCTGTGGCCTGTTGATTATAAGAAGCCTGCCAACTTTGGCGGTCTCGGTGTTGGCCGTCATCAAGGCGAGCTGTCCTTCGACCATGCCGGGGAGGATGTTGAGTGTCTGACCAGCGATGAATTGCTGCTACCTATGAGGCATATTGAGTTCATCAAAATCGATGTTCAATCCTACGAGATATACGTATTACGTGGCGCAGCGGAACTACTTAGAGAATTCAAACCGATACTTTTCCTGGAGGTCTCGCCCCACTGGATGCAGCGCACAGGGTATGATTATCGCGAGATTTATCAATTTCTCTGGGAACGCGGTTATAAGATATACGAGCCTCATAGGTCATTGACGAAACCCGTAGGGATAAGGGAGTGGAGTGGCGATGAGAATGAGGACTGGGATTTGTTGGCTTCGACCACCTCTGTCAGTTAGGGGTTTTTGAATATTGCAAGACAACAGGCTCCAGGTCCTGTGAAGAGAAGGGAAGCGAACGTGGCATGTCAGGGAGAGGTACGATGAAACGAACGGCGCTCATTACCGGCATCACGGGTCAGGACGGGTCGTACCTTGCCGAATTGCTGCTCGGGAAAGGCTACGACGTCGCTGGGATGGTTCGGCGATCCAGTGTTGAAAACTTCGAGCGGATCGATCATATCAAGGACCAGACGCGCCTCATTCAGGGGGATTTGACGGATCAGTCGTCGTTGGATGAGGCGATTGAGGGCATCCAGCCCGATGAGGTCTACAATCTCGCTGCGCAATCATTCGTCCCGACATCCTGGAACCAGCCCACCTTGACCGGTGAAGTGACGGCCATGGGCGCCACGAGGATTCTTGAGGCCGTCCGGAAGCATAAGCCTGATGCGAGGATGTACCAGGCGTCCAGTAGTGAAATGTTTGGAAAGGTCCGCGAAGTTCCTCAAAATGAAAAGACCCCGTTCTATCCCAGAAGTCCTTACGGCGTCTCCAAAGCCTATGCGCACTACATCACGGTCAACTACCGGGAAAGCTATAACCTCTTTGCGGTCTCCGGGATTCTCTTTAACCACGAGTCGCCTCGCCGTGGTCTTGAATTCGTCTCGAGAAAGGTGACCGACGCGGTTGCGCGGATCAAACTGGGCCTCCTGAAAGAGCTGAGGATGGGCAATCTTGACGCCAAGCGGGACTGGGGCTTTGCCGGGGATTATGTGGATGCCATGTGGAGGATGCTCCAGCGGGACACGCCCGAGGATTACGTGATCGCGACCGGGCGGACGCACGCGGTGCGGGATATCCTTCGCGTGGCCTTTGGGGCGGTTGGACTTAACTGGGAGGACCACGTTGTGATCGATCCCGCGCTCATCCGCCCGGCCGAGGTCGATTTGTTGATCGGCGACGCCTCCAAGGCCAAGCAGACGCTCGGTTGGGAACCCACGGTCTCGTTCGAGCAATTAATCGAGATGATGGTGCAGGCCGACCTCAAACGGATCAAGAAGGCTCTGGTGTGAGGGTTCTGATCACTGGCGTCAACGGCTTCGCCGGGAGCCATCTTGCCGAGCATCTGCTGGGAGAGGGATACGACGTTGCCGGGACGGTGCTCCACGCCGGTCACGTCGAGTCCATCGCGGCGCTTCGGGATCACCTGCGTCTCTATGAGGCGGACGTGACCCGGCCCGAGACCCTGGGCGACGCGATCGCCAAGGAGCGGCCCGAGCAGGTCTACCACCTGGCGGGCGTCGCCTTTGTCAAGGACTCCTGGACGGATCCCGAAGGCACGTATCGCACGAATTTTCTCGGCACGTTCCACCTGTACGAGGCTCTCGCGCGATCCGAGATCGAGGCGCGGGTGCTCTTCGCGAGCTCCGCCGAGGTCTACGGGGCCGTTCAGGGCTCGGAGCTGCTGGGAGAAACGTTCCCCCCGCGGCCGATCACGCCTTACGCGGTGAGCAAAGCCGCGGCCGAGCTGTTGGGTGTTCAGTATGGCGCGTCGGGACGGATCAGCGTGTTATGCGCCCGCGCGTTCAATCACATCGGGCCGCGACAGGATCCACGGTTCGTGTGTGCGAATTTTGCCCGCCAGATCGCGGAAATCGAGGCGGGAAGGCAGCCGCCGGTCATCCACGTTGGCAACTTGGACGTGGCGCGCGATTTCACCGACGTGAGGGACATTGCGAGGGCGTACCGGCTCATCATGGAGCACGGCCGGCCGGGCGAGGTCTACAATGTGTGCTCCGGAGAGGCGTGCTCGATCCAGACGATCTTGGACCGGCTTCTCGGGTTCGCGAACATCCCCATTCGGGTGGAGGTGGACCCCTCGCGCGTGCGACCCGTGGATATTCCGGTGTTGCGAGGTGATCCGTCGAAACTCGAGGGGCTGGGCTGGCGCAGGACCATTCCGCTCGACCAATCGCTGAGGGATATCATCGCGGATGCGAGGGCGCGTCTCGCGGGGGCGCGGTGACGGATCGGTCCCCTGTTCCGGCAGAAGAATGAAGATTGCGATCGATGTGCACAAGATTGCGGGGCGGCGCAGCGGGATCGGGCAGTACACGGATCACATCGTTGGCTGCCTGGTCAAGCAGCACCAGGGTCATCGGTACTTTCTGTGCCATTACGGATTGCACCCTTCTGCAGTGGGTCGCTGGATACAGGGTGGGGATGTTGCGGCCTGGGAACATGCGCGTGCGCGTGGGTTCACCGGGGTCGGATTTCCCTTTCGGAAAGTGGCAAGGATGTATTCATCCGCCTGCACGAGGGTTGTGATGCGGCGCACCCCGGTGGACCTGTTTTGGGGACCGAACTACCGCACGTTGGTTGGCCCGGCATTCAAGACCGCCGTGACGATCCACGACATGGCCCATCACCACTATCCGCAGTATTTCCCCCGGTCTGTCCTGTTCTACCTGAAGCATCGGCTGCGAGGGGTGGCCGCTCGCTCTCACCTGATTCTGACCGACTCCGAGCACTCTCGCCGCGATATCGTCAATTATCTGGGTCAGAAACCTGAAAAGGTTGTGGTCGCCTATCCCGGGGTCGACCGGAGTTTCCGCCCTCTATCCGATCCCGAGACACAAGCCGCAGTCAGGACTCGGTATCACCTCCCGGAGCGGTTCCTGCTGTTTCTCGGCACGCTGGAGCCGCGGAAGAACCTCGTGGGGTTGCTCAAGGCGTTCGCGCGAGCGCGCGAGCGGGGCCTCGACGCACCGCTCGTGCTCGCCGGCGATCCCGGCTGGATGTACCGCGACGTGTTTCGGACGATTCGGAGTGAGGGACTTGAGAAAGCTGTGATCACTACTGGCTATGTCCGGGACGAGGACCGCCCGGCGCTGTATTCGATGGCCGAGGTGTTCGTCTACCCCAGTTTCTACGAGGGGTTTGGGCTGCCGGTCCTCGAGGCCATGGCGTGCGGGACCCCGGTCATCACCTCGCGGGTCTCCTCGCTTCCCGAGGTCGGCGGCGAGGCGGTCAGGTACGTCGATCCGATGTCGACCGGCGACATCGCGTCGGCAATTCTGGAATTGTGGCAGAGCGACTCGCTGCGTCAGACGCTCCGTGAACGAGGATTGAAACAGGCCGCAGGGTTCACTTGGGATGCGTGCGCCCGGACGATCCTGAGTGCCTTTGAGGGC from the Nitrospirota bacterium genome contains:
- a CDS encoding methyltransferase domain-containing protein, whose translation is MSIEHRQSIPSLVAALPEVYQPIYGHPEISWSASRECGDRLNEIVAVYEALSANHRRPLRVLDLGCAQGFISLSLAAQGAVVVGIDNLAANVAVCNALREANPTFDVQFREAAIESTIEHLNPGEFDLVLGLSVLHHLCHRYGKDRVREWTTALTAKAEIAVFELGVASEPLDWAKSLPEDERYLLDGVPFVHELSRFPTHLSEIMRPLYVCSSRYWYLDGKLGAFAKWTTSSHSLAGEAHEGTRRYFFGEGQLAKVFRLTGRLAKPNRDEIEQEAEFLDSPPPGFPRAPSLFTKGTTDREAWLAREALGGDLLIDLIRGQVAYDSRAILLDVLDQLCALEEVGLYHRDVRVWNVIVGPDGRASLIDFGAISKKREDCIWPSDVILSFVIFVRDVSARSVDRAFPRQPFISPYNLPDPFNRWILSVWHQPVAVWSFKLLRESLQNLPDRSDQPDIIGEAQALWIQAIERHLDGLGSYASRTQMVSSDLANQLSQVRTQIETLRQDLAAQLHAQQHAQALADARLQELQAIYSSRSWRMTAPLRQGAVFARRWVGRIANVEWTVGRLPRRWAGYTAIRRIGGIVLRPFRRVRHRVKRVAPAVDTRTRIGQAVPGAAPTPSESEIAPAINTIRHRIVEQLDSYVAWQESHPVSTLERKLWEDGLRIDATVYPVGALRRLPEAYLFEALSILLFKRPLEKMPMISALGKLRLRRGLILVLCTVLPGRRARISGLYRRVIRDVLSVSPPILAFARRIYFRVR
- a CDS encoding class I SAM-dependent methyltransferase; translated protein: MPARIRALLVSLGRWALGIRVFTTLDELDEMFRVLEQAAAVSDDELRSKFKMFCMEVDTDVPKDPYSREYRDRQFELYAHIAGKAYSVHNEVCAFDVDKAVIRPFPYYTESTETVGHHLMAIGNIIRLMKLERGSKIVEFGAGWGNATLALATMGFEVTAVDIEKRFCELVSKRAKQSGVNVNVVNADFSWIEKMAEPADAILFFECFHHASDHLALLGALSKATKGDARVYFAAEPIVPDFPIPWGLRLDGESLWAIRKNGWLELGFNERYFVRTLESLGWSVRKHVVDGIPWSTVFEARKNVSESKSNTTRATDKETCCTHGSPLAPVETPYLPERMVKVNGRISYAHGLEGDFLVLNTDTGVSRAICDKGTWAAEDVALFKRLIKPGMYVADIGANLGHHAVVFSKLVGPEGKVVAFEPQRLMFQLLGANLALNGCTNVDARQCAVGEQRGWIKLWPVDYKKPANFGGLGVGRHQGELSFDHAGEDVECLTSDELLLPMRHIEFIKIDVQSYEIYVLRGAAELLREFKPILFLEVSPHWMQRTGYDYREIYQFLWERGYKIYEPHRSLTKPVGIREWSGDENEDWDLLASTTSVS
- a CDS encoding methyltransferase domain-containing protein, whose protein sequence is MSEWRNDVLKTRVDHVFEKIKTIPSDLRSGRCLDIGCGMGGGVIAALKHGASLSVGIDRNLNEFQHDMNFARFGEACNFFQVNADQAVMIQADVFKCDVFRGYFDYCILVDTIEHVPNQREFIRYAYRSLKPGGVLLVDTCPLYYSPVGHHLWQWFPKESDPWAHLRSDFDERLKAKGVDQWTIERYRQLNRVTYSEVIDMVSEAGFTVVRTNQQAPRSEMVSLYEKYGALIDVEIPVPKDCLFQDWIEVVARKDGWLKRLTKRLGRRVRRIAGRS
- the gmd gene encoding GDP-mannose 4,6-dehydratase, with product MKRTALITGITGQDGSYLAELLLGKGYDVAGMVRRSSVENFERIDHIKDQTRLIQGDLTDQSSLDEAIEGIQPDEVYNLAAQSFVPTSWNQPTLTGEVTAMGATRILEAVRKHKPDARMYQASSSEMFGKVREVPQNEKTPFYPRSPYGVSKAYAHYITVNYRESYNLFAVSGILFNHESPRRGLEFVSRKVTDAVARIKLGLLKELRMGNLDAKRDWGFAGDYVDAMWRMLQRDTPEDYVIATGRTHAVRDILRVAFGAVGLNWEDHVVIDPALIRPAEVDLLIGDASKAKQTLGWEPTVSFEQLIEMMVQADLKRIKKALV
- a CDS encoding glycosyltransferase, with amino-acid sequence MPMFSHFSGRIVQVIEGLDLHDAVSNHVLSLDRTLREDYGLRTEIFAGGSHPEREQYVRHIALLELDERDIVIYHYSGYAEHTAEKVASQKAIKILHYHNITPHEFFRPGSHLYQHCREGRRQLVDLLDRFDLFTGDSQYNIDELISLGISKDKTQVLRIVLDTTMAERQVSQPAPRNVLFVGRIAENKRQDRIVEVYSRLLKAGHQLGKLVLVGRYDSGSPFYKRLMETVRTLDLQDRVEVMGRIGQSELNEQYANAGLFLSMSEHEGFGVPLLEACRHDIPVLALARTAVPETLQHSPGLFETDAELVQLVARIEKDPSFREALLAHQRAVLASYNNEVHNQLARLLNRLIPQPDTYTSVSIVICTYNRGDLLDRALDYLQRQHDPRCEVVVVDGPSTDNTGEVIDKWRHRIKVAKNSERNLSISRNIGIRLAAGDIVAFIDDDALPFGDWVGALLAEYNSVPRAVGGIGGVTYLAGSLEFQAEDIVVDSYGRATLNPTRDETLRSDRFRTQLGTNSSFKRKVLLEIGGFDEEYDYFLDESDVCMRVLRAGYRLVCSPQLFIRHEFAQSDNRINKYRYNWYSICKNTAYFALRFNTGNPTDIISAVREQIAQDRVAKLTEGLKRGVVAQDDFDAMGRDIWRGVEDGIRHAAGPRHLLHDADSPSAFLHYHTEARVFTPLHVMLVTKEFPPFTPSGGVGTLFYHLASELLLMGHRVSVIAQGPEESRHQRGRFTLHRIPAVSTSTFGSDSAVVEGSLNWSMRVAEMLLEIHRRDPISVIDTCVWDYEMYAFAAYRPRVDIPLVVRLVTPFAVACESNGWKFTEREKDLVCELERGLIDMADCVIPISDSIKETFTKVYGLNPDKRWHTVPAGLAYWPSFEVDKDYAEIAHLPELAVAKESGKFIFLFLGRLEPRKGIDVFLSAVQHFVERHPMRDDCLFVVAGKDCMRLSERLHEYLDRAARARVLFTGELSLGDRDKVYSAADVVVFPSRYESFGLVPLEAFVHGKPVIGANAGAIPEVVQHDRSGLLFEDGDPGALADCLERLLDDRALCRRLGQGARHRIRELSSAKMALRSEEVYRLARERTFYRQYHNVTINEITKDSSPISIDEKSLSWLDVPRKDFIDYVIHRDPLPFDEVPPDDNQYIKKPTFMITQMHRLWLTARIIDSHLEKRENGVFLDVGAFPFSMAIILREYLKYKGRITATINLPLRESWKSELDRRAIHVLYANLDPYVRATDEDENVEEMVNGIELESESVDFINCSHVIEHLYHPLEMLKEMYRVLKVGGKLLVSSDNALMLNTLLHLWSLSDFLHEPVEGTAAMSFGFWRGHNRFFTEKDTGTMLKKVGFRIIENHFYEVLYNSFCEDYFRHPIVTIPRWRADILTRIPEHRNELIVVAAK